CCACGATACAGAGGTCGTGCAGGGCCGGACCGTTGTCGGAAGCGTCCACGCGGCCCATGCCGATGAGCCGGTTCGTGTCAAAGGCGAAGCAGACCGCGTCCGAGCTGGTGAATGCGGATTGCAGGGATGCGGCATCGCGTCCGGTAAAGCCTGCGGCCTCGTAAATGGCCGCAACCTGATTCCAGTCCATTTCGTCCGTGTCGAATTTGAGGGTCAGGTGCATGGGAGAGCCTCCTGGTGCGGGTGAAAGGGGAACAGCCCTTGGAAAGCCTTGGACGGGGACCGGCGAGGAACTCGGTGAACGTCGGCACGCCCCGACCGGGTGGTGTTGTCCCACAAAGTGGAACAAAAATCGAGCCTCTTTGCCAGGCAGCCGCAAGAAGGTCAGCCGGGTCGCTGCATGGAACCGAGCAAGCCCCTCCGTCACGCGGCGAGGTATTGTCCGGAAGGGATTGCGTCTTCAGTGCGTCACGGGTGTTGACCAGTGTCCGGCACTGTTTTTCCGGTCGATTGCGTCCGGCACGGACATGCTCCTGGGATCAGATGAGCCGGCCCGCCAAGGCCTGTCCCTTGTCGCCTCCGCCCGCCATGCGCGAAAGTTCGCGGCGGACCCCGTCGGCATCCAGGCGGCGGCACCGTGTGAAGGTCTGCCCGTCCTGCACCTCCTTGGCGATGAGGAAGTGCCGCTTGGCCAGGGCCGCGAGTTGGGGCCAGTGGGTGATGAGCAGCACCTGCTGACGCCTGGCCAGAGCCTGGAGCTTGTCTCCCAGGCTGTTCAGGGTCAGTCCGCCCACGCCCGCGTCCACCTCGTCGAAGAGCAGGGACGGCAGGGATTCGCTTCGATCCGTGCGGATGCTCACCAAAGCGAGCAGAAAGCGGGAAAGTTCGCCACCCGAGGCGATGCGGTCCAGGGGTTGGGGAGCCTGTCCGGGGTTGGGGATCCAGAGCAGCCGCCCGCGGAGTTCTTCCAGACCGGGATAGGGTTCGTGGGCTTCGAAGTGCATGTCCACCCGGGCATGTTCGGAAAAGCCGAGACCATGCAGCTCCTGCTCCACGCGGCGGCAGAACTCTTGGGCCGCTTTTTGACGTGCTGCGTTGAGTTGCTGCAAAATTTCGCCGAGCCGGCCGGCAGCTTCCTGTTCCTGCTTGGCCAGCCGTTTGCGGTCCAGCTCGCAGGCATCCAGAAAGGACAGGTTCTCGGCTATTTCATCCTTCAGCCGCAGGATTTCGTTCATGGAACGGTTCAGTTTGCGGCACAGGCGGGAAAATTCAAAGAGCCGGGCCTCCACCGCATCCAGGTCGCCTTCCTCCTCCTCCCCGGCAGGGTTGCGCCGTAAGCGGGCGTCCAGGTCGTCGAGCTGGTGTCGAAAGGTGTCCACGGCGTCGCGGTCTTCGGCAAAATCCGGATACATACGGGCGATTTCGTCCATCTGGCGGGAAAGCGCGGAGAGACGATCCGCCAGGGAAATGTCGCCGTGCAGCAGGTCCAGTGCATTGCCCAGGGATTGCGTGGCCAGCTCCTGATCCTTGAGCCGCTGTTTGAGCGCTTCCAGTTCCTCTTCTTCTCCGGGTTGCGGATCGACCTTTTCTATTTCCTCGCGTTGAAATTCCAGCAGTTCCCGTTGGTTGACCAACCCCTGGGCGCGTTCTTCCAGCTCCTTGCGCTGCGTGATGAGGCCTTCCAATTCTTCCATGGCGGCATGGCGCTGGGTGAGCAGGGCTGGATCGGGCAGAAATTCGTCCACTACCCGCATTTGAAAGGCCGGGGAGAGCAGCTTTTGCTGTCCGTGCTGGCTGGTGTGGACGATGAGGCTCGGGCGCAGCTCCCGAATGGCTTCCTGAGAGCTGAGCCGGTCGTTGATGTAGATACGGCTGCGTCCGGTTTCCGCGGAAAGTTCGCGGCGGATGAGCAGGTCGCCGTCCGGCTGGACAAAGAGGGCTTCCACCACGGCCTTTTCCTTGCCCGGGCGGATCATGTCGCGCCGCATGCGTTCTCCGGTGAGGAAATCCAGGGCGCGGAGAATGAAGGATTTGCCCGCGCCGGTCTCGCCGGTGAGCACGGTCAGTCCCGCCGAGAATTCCAGTTCGGCGTCCTCGATGAGGGCGAGGTCGTGTATT
The Paucidesulfovibrio gracilis DSM 16080 DNA segment above includes these coding regions:
- a CDS encoding DNA repair protein RecN: MLELLRIHDLALIEDAELEFSAGLTVLTGETGAGKSFILRALDFLTGERMRRDMIRPGKEKAVVEALFVQPDGDLLIRRELSAETGRSRIYINDRLSSQEAIRELRPSLIVHTSQHGQQKLLSPAFQMRVVDEFLPDPALLTQRHAAMEELEGLITQRKELEERAQGLVNQRELLEFQREEIEKVDPQPGEEEELEALKQRLKDQELATQSLGNALDLLHGDISLADRLSALSRQMDEIARMYPDFAEDRDAVDTFRHQLDDLDARLRRNPAGEEEEGDLDAVEARLFEFSRLCRKLNRSMNEILRLKDEIAENLSFLDACELDRKRLAKQEQEAAGRLGEILQQLNAARQKAAQEFCRRVEQELHGLGFSEHARVDMHFEAHEPYPGLEELRGRLLWIPNPGQAPQPLDRIASGGELSRFLLALVSIRTDRSESLPSLLFDEVDAGVGGLTLNSLGDKLQALARRQQVLLITHWPQLAALAKRHFLIAKEVQDGQTFTRCRRLDADGVRRELSRMAGGGDKGQALAGRLI